In Streptomyces qaidamensis, one DNA window encodes the following:
- a CDS encoding LuxR C-terminal-related transcriptional regulator — translation MAATDETPGEGIADPTGDPLLRTRFALPARPATFVRRPRLAGHLDQALATPLTMVNGSAGAGKTLLVADWASNLSRPVAWLTAESTDQAPGVFWAHVLQALRAAGVPVASEVGSPAEAGRVDQRTLTRLAADLEGRDDSTLVVLDEFDRVVSREIAEQLEFVLHHAGRGLRLIVVTRTEPLLPLHRYRASGEMTEIRDAELAFTPDEAHELLTRHGLDLPGSAVLALVERTRGWAAGLRLSALAARQGTDPQAYLKQFEADRSAMADFLLAEVLDRQAPGTQDLLLRISVLERCCPDLVNALTQRTDAETVLAALQRENAFVHYLGHSWYSLHPLFAEILRAHLRERFPGLEPELRSRAAQWLRRSGALPEALAQGAAADDWEFTARAAVDDLALGQLFTGLRSDDLAALFERMGPDARGPAPDLVRAARELAGRDVEHGLAHLHRAQEELARDGATDTAAAGLTCALLEALAARLTGTPGRAERAAEQALALRPEVPGHLLDEHPELNALLLTHLGSARLWAGRFEDARTVLSAVAGRPGGAAMALPRWEALGHLALIDYLNGWLGRAEHKALAAAGQAQRYSLPQRSGAGLGALVRAAVLIDRDELDEAQALLDEAAASHPLVADPVEEAGRVLTRGRLLLAKGDARAALAAADAIVPAGVSSPWAEDQAAALACAAYLAQGQPESAREAVEGVAGRWAACTVQAARARLAAGHPDAALAMLHSLPETERPGPAVTVRATLVRAQATHELGDRAAADRLLGRALLDGRRDQLRLPFLEAGPWIRPLLSTGRLRELAGGWLVPGPGHGLPGQLQRQPTPVGEELSARERDVLRRLAEMRSTEEIATDLHVSVNTVKTHLKSIYRKLAVSRRGDAVRRARDARIL, via the coding sequence ATGGCCGCGACCGATGAGACTCCGGGGGAGGGGATCGCCGACCCCACCGGCGACCCGCTGCTGCGCACCCGGTTCGCCCTGCCGGCCAGGCCCGCCACCTTCGTGCGCAGGCCGCGCCTGGCCGGACACCTCGACCAGGCCCTGGCCACGCCCCTGACCATGGTCAACGGGTCGGCCGGCGCGGGCAAGACGCTCCTGGTCGCCGACTGGGCCTCGAACCTGAGCCGCCCGGTCGCGTGGCTCACCGCCGAGAGCACCGATCAGGCACCCGGCGTGTTCTGGGCGCACGTGCTGCAGGCTCTGCGGGCCGCCGGCGTGCCGGTGGCGAGCGAGGTCGGAAGCCCCGCGGAGGCCGGTCGCGTGGACCAGCGCACGCTCACCCGCCTCGCCGCCGATCTCGAAGGCAGGGACGATTCCACGCTCGTCGTCCTCGACGAGTTCGACCGCGTGGTCTCCCGGGAGATCGCCGAACAGCTGGAGTTCGTCCTGCACCACGCCGGGCGGGGCCTGCGTCTGATCGTGGTCACCCGCACCGAACCCCTGCTGCCGCTCCACCGCTACCGGGCGTCGGGCGAGATGACGGAGATCCGGGACGCCGAGCTGGCCTTCACCCCGGACGAGGCCCATGAGCTCCTGACACGGCACGGCCTGGACCTGCCCGGGAGCGCCGTCCTGGCCCTGGTGGAACGGACCCGGGGATGGGCCGCGGGTCTCCGGCTCAGTGCGCTCGCCGCCCGGCAGGGCACGGACCCGCAGGCCTACCTGAAGCAGTTCGAAGCGGACCGCAGCGCGATGGCCGACTTCCTGCTGGCCGAGGTGCTCGACCGGCAGGCACCCGGCACACAGGACCTGCTGCTGCGCATCAGCGTGCTGGAACGCTGCTGCCCCGACCTGGTCAACGCGCTGACGCAGCGCACGGACGCGGAGACCGTCCTCGCCGCGTTGCAGCGCGAGAACGCATTCGTCCACTACCTCGGTCACTCCTGGTACAGCCTGCACCCCTTGTTCGCCGAGATCCTCCGTGCCCACCTGCGCGAGCGCTTCCCCGGCCTGGAGCCGGAACTGCGCAGTCGGGCGGCCCAGTGGCTACGGCGTTCCGGAGCCCTGCCCGAAGCGCTCGCCCAGGGTGCGGCGGCGGACGACTGGGAGTTCACCGCACGGGCCGCGGTCGACGACCTCGCCCTCGGGCAGCTCTTCACCGGCCTGCGCTCCGACGACCTGGCCGCGCTGTTCGAGCGGATGGGCCCCGACGCCAGGGGCCCGGCCCCGGACCTCGTCCGCGCGGCCCGCGAGCTGGCCGGCCGCGACGTCGAACACGGCCTGGCGCACCTGCACCGGGCCCAGGAGGAGCTGGCCCGGGACGGCGCGACGGACACGGCGGCGGCCGGGCTCACCTGCGCCCTGCTGGAAGCGCTGGCAGCGCGGCTGACCGGAACGCCGGGCAGGGCGGAGCGCGCCGCGGAGCAGGCGCTGGCCCTCAGGCCTGAAGTTCCCGGGCACCTGCTCGACGAGCACCCGGAGCTGAACGCCCTGCTGCTCACCCACCTGGGGTCCGCCCGCCTGTGGGCCGGGCGCTTCGAGGACGCCCGGACCGTCCTGTCGGCGGTGGCCGGACGGCCCGGCGGAGCGGCCATGGCGCTGCCCCGGTGGGAGGCTCTGGGCCACCTGGCTCTGATCGACTACCTGAACGGCTGGCTCGGCCGGGCGGAGCACAAGGCCCTGGCGGCGGCCGGCCAGGCACAGCGCTACAGCCTGCCCCAGCGCTCCGGCGCCGGCCTCGGCGCTCTGGTCCGGGCCGCTGTCCTCATCGACCGTGACGAACTCGACGAGGCGCAGGCGCTTCTCGACGAGGCCGCCGCCTCGCACCCGCTCGTAGCGGATCCCGTCGAGGAAGCGGGCCGGGTGCTCACCCGCGGCCGGCTGCTGCTGGCCAAGGGAGACGCCCGGGCCGCGCTGGCGGCGGCGGACGCGATCGTCCCGGCCGGCGTGAGCTCACCCTGGGCCGAGGACCAGGCCGCCGCCCTAGCCTGTGCCGCCTACCTGGCCCAGGGGCAGCCCGAGTCGGCCCGCGAGGCCGTCGAGGGTGTGGCCGGCCGCTGGGCCGCCTGCACCGTGCAGGCCGCCCGGGCCCGGCTCGCGGCAGGACATCCCGACGCAGCGCTCGCGATGCTCCACAGCCTCCCGGAGACCGAGCGGCCCGGGCCGGCGGTGACCGTCCGGGCCACGCTGGTCCGCGCCCAGGCCACCCACGAGCTCGGCGACCGCGCCGCCGCCGACCGCCTGCTCGGCCGGGCCCTCCTGGACGGCAGGCGCGATCAGCTGCGCCTGCCGTTCCTGGAAGCCGGCCCCTGGATCCGCCCGCTGCTGAGCACCGGCCGCCTGCGGGAGCTGGCGGGCGGCTGGCTCGTCCCCGGGCCCGGGCACGGTCTCCCGGGACAGCTGCAGCGGCAGCCGACGCCCGTGGGGGAGGAACTGAGCGCGCGCGAGCGTGACGTGCTGCGCAGGCTGGCCGAGATGAGGTCGACGGAGGAGATCGCAACCGACCTCCACGTGTCGGTGAACACCGTGAAGACCCACCTCAAGAGCATCTACCGCAAGCTCGCGGTGAGCCGCCGCGGCGACGCGGTACGCCGTGCTCGCGACGCGCGGATCCTGTGA
- a CDS encoding MFS transporter, protein MTRWRTLLILGTAQFLMVLDTSVMNVSISRLVDDFDTEVTAIQAVITLYALVMAAFMMVGGRLGDVLGRRRMFLLGLMVYGTGSALTAVAPSLWVLALGWSVIEGLGAAMVLPSMAALVAESYRGRDRAVAYGVIGGLAGAGIAVGPLLGGWMTTYLTWRLVFAGEVVIVLAVLLCHRVIPRTAPREPRPRLDGVGAALSATGLGLGVLGVLQSSTWGWVQPRNPPFTVLGFAPTLFVVGAGALVLYGFVRWERRRDARGADALVHLSLLGRPVLRSGLLMLVSQNLVLLGLFFAIPLYLQVVQGFDAFETGLRLLPVSLTMLATSLFAARLGRSLSPRRVVRLALLTLAGAVVWLLATIDPAIDDAQFAGAMALLGVGMGLLASQLGNVVQSGVGEEERSEAGGLQFTAQNLGSALGTALIGSLLIGALVHAFSAQVEADPRLSDEARRQTGVALEAGVSFVSTGQVRSAAEQAGLPPAEVEAVTDSYASAQLDGLKAAVLATGGITLASFLVTSRLPTAGQHSTRRPGGEGGAR, encoded by the coding sequence GTGACACGCTGGCGCACCCTGCTCATCCTCGGCACCGCCCAGTTCCTGATGGTCCTGGACACCTCGGTCATGAACGTGTCCATCAGCCGGCTGGTCGACGACTTCGACACCGAGGTCACCGCCATCCAGGCGGTCATCACCCTGTACGCCCTGGTCATGGCGGCCTTCATGATGGTCGGCGGACGCCTCGGGGACGTCCTGGGACGCCGGCGCATGTTCCTCCTCGGGCTGATGGTCTACGGCACGGGATCGGCCCTGACCGCCGTGGCGCCCAGTCTGTGGGTCCTCGCCCTGGGCTGGTCGGTGATCGAGGGTCTCGGTGCCGCCATGGTCCTGCCGTCCATGGCGGCACTCGTCGCCGAGTCCTACAGGGGACGGGACCGGGCCGTCGCCTACGGAGTGATAGGCGGCCTCGCCGGCGCCGGTATCGCGGTGGGGCCGCTGCTGGGCGGCTGGATGACGACATACCTCACGTGGCGTCTGGTCTTCGCCGGCGAGGTCGTGATCGTCCTGGCCGTGCTGCTCTGCCACCGGGTGATCCCCAGGACGGCCCCGAGAGAACCGCGGCCCCGGCTCGACGGCGTGGGCGCGGCGCTCTCCGCCACCGGCCTCGGACTGGGCGTGCTCGGAGTGCTCCAGAGCAGCACCTGGGGCTGGGTGCAGCCGCGCAACCCGCCCTTCACCGTCCTGGGCTTCGCCCCGACCCTGTTCGTCGTCGGCGCCGGAGCCCTGGTCCTGTACGGCTTCGTGCGCTGGGAGCGGCGGCGCGACGCCCGGGGGGCCGACGCCCTGGTGCACCTGTCGTTGCTGGGCAGACCGGTCCTGCGGTCGGGCCTGCTGATGCTGGTGAGCCAGAACCTCGTCCTGCTGGGGCTGTTCTTCGCGATCCCGCTGTACCTGCAGGTGGTGCAGGGCTTCGACGCGTTCGAGACAGGCCTGCGCCTGCTCCCGGTGTCCCTCACCATGCTCGCGACCTCCCTCTTCGCAGCGCGGCTCGGCCGGTCGCTCAGTCCGCGCCGGGTCGTGCGGCTGGCTCTGCTGACCCTCGCGGGAGCGGTCGTGTGGCTGCTGGCGACGATCGACCCGGCCATCGACGACGCCCAGTTCGCGGGAGCCATGGCCCTGCTGGGCGTGGGCATGGGCCTGCTCGCCTCACAGCTGGGCAACGTCGTCCAGTCGGGCGTCGGCGAAGAGGAGCGCAGCGAGGCGGGAGGACTCCAGTTCACGGCCCAGAACCTGGGCTCCGCACTGGGCACCGCCCTCATCGGGTCGCTGCTCATCGGAGCCCTGGTGCACGCCTTCAGCGCCCAGGTCGAGGCCGACCCCCGGCTGTCGGACGAGGCCCGCAGACAGACCGGCGTAGCCCTGGAGGCCGGGGTCAGCTTCGTCTCCACGGGCCAGGTCCGCTCGGCGGCCGAGCAGGCCGGTCTGCCGCCCGCGGAGGTTGAGGCGGTCACGGACTCCTACGCATCGGCCCAGCTCGACGGGCTGAAGGCGGCCGTCCTCGCCACCGGCGGGATCACCCTTGCCAGTTTCCTGGTCACCTCGCGTCTGCCGACGGCTGGGCAGCACTCCACGCGGCGGCCCGGCGGCGAAGGAGGGGCCCGATGA